A genomic region of Anopheles coustani chromosome 3, idAnoCousDA_361_x.2, whole genome shotgun sequence contains the following coding sequences:
- the LOC131259834 gene encoding O-acyltransferase like protein-like: protein MAHRSGCSAVLRLVLLLVVCAVPNALGQLSVLNQIPYGLLEHLKQAPQRWNATSATDQLCLNQLDAFASSFDAGERWALTMFDSWGKHPAGVLYGNVFAFGNFDQCRGIDHQGALSTFRGQHCTLYVDLSRVGVPVPAPLQYGVCVPDTCEPELVGQLTNAYFMANQMFVGNGQILGRFCYRDEDRPFPAVTIVAIVLFSVYGGLLLLATVAELFFIHHKQDTPSIVKRFSAYTNLGHIFRIIPRTEGKDSGVLDCVNGIRALSMLWIIVNHVHDSALGIPTFNIPVRQEYTESYFGALFHRLGGKAVDIFLMLSGMLVSMKMLRELERTKRLNVWELWVHRIVRLTPAYAALILFGIAFVEWVGEGVLAKLVSEELIAACNKSWWSALLYVQNYAHHSSMCFPHTWYLSVDMQLYIIAPLLIYPLWRFGRRFVPVIVLLALLSISCVFATFMVNEYRLNRSAPPGDGLMPRKTYHPTHARMSVWLFGALFGYLVHRTRATRVKLSLPALGLGWLITAVILVATGYSLKQLYTGDYTRIEPIADAFYESLHRSFWAFAVMWVIFVCINQQGGIVDRFLGNPLWQPLSRLSYSMYLVHIAIQAVTLTKAIRFPVEFTVVNVFYTSFGLIGISAVAGTVWCVAFEYPFFGLERYIFRRKRASD, encoded by the exons ATGGCTCACCGATCCGGTTGCTCCGCGGTGCTACGACTTGTGCTGCTTCTGGTCGTCTGTGCAGTTCCGAACGCGTTGGGTCAACTGTCGGTGCTGAATCAGATACCGTACGGGTTGCTGGAACATCTGAAGCAGGCGCCCCAGCGATGGAATGCAACCAGTGCCACCGATCAGCTCTGCCTGAACCAGCTGGATGCGTTCGCGAGCTCGTTCGACGCCGGTGAACGGTGGGCTTTGACCA TGTTCGACTCATGGGGCAAACATCCCGCCGGTGTGCTGTACGGGAATGTGTTTGCATTTGGCAACTTTGACCAGTGCCGGGGCATCGATCACCAGGGTGCTCTTTCGACGTTCCGCGGACAGCACTGTACGCTGTACGTGGATCTGAGCCGCGTGGGAGTTCCGGTACCGGCTCCCCTACAGTATGGCGTATGCGTTCCGGATACCTGCGAACCGGAACTGGTGGGGCAGCTAACCAATGCGTACTTCATGGCCAACCAGATGTTCGTCGGCAATGGGCAGATACTGGGACGGTTTTGTTACCGCGATGAGGACCGTCCATTTCCCGCGGTAACGATAGTGGCGAT TGTTCTCTTTTCGGTCTACGGTGGACTGCTGCTACTTGCCACGGTGGCGGAATTGTTCTTCATTCATCACAAGCAGGACACCCCAAGCATCGTGAAGCGGTTCTCAGCCTACACGAACCTGGGACACATCTTCCGGATCATCCCGCGCACCGAGGGGAAAGACAGTGGAGTGCTCGATTGTGTGAACGGCATCCGTGCACTGTCGATGCTGTGGATCATCGTGAACCACGTTCACGATTCCGCGCTTGGCATACCGACGTTCAACATTCCCGTCCGCCAGGAGTACACCGAGAGCTACTTCGGGGCGCTGTTCCATCGGCTCGGTGGCAAGGCGGTCGACATCTTTCTCATGCTCAGCGGTATGCTCGTGTCGATGAAGATGCTCCGGGAGCTGGAGCGTACGAAGCGGTTGAACGTGTGGGAACTTTGGGTGCATCGGATCGTGCGTCTTACGCCGGCCTACGCCGCACTGATTCTCTTCGGTATCGCCTTCGTGGAGTGGGTCGGCGAGGGTGTCCTGGCCAAGCTGGTGTCCGAGGAGCTGATAGCCGCCTGCAACAAAAGCTGGTGGTCCGCCCTGCTGTACGTGCAGAACTATGCGCACCACTCGTCGATGTGCTTCCCCCACACGTGGTACCTTTCGGTGGACATGCAGCTATACATCATCGCACCGCTGCTCATCTATCCACTGTGGCGCTTCGGACGTCGGTTTGTGCCGGTCATCGTGCTGCTGGCACTCCTCTCGATCAGCTGCGTCTTTGCGACGTTCATGGTCAACGAGTACCGGCTTAACCGGTCGGCTCCGCCCGGCGATGGGCTGATGCCGCGCAAAACGTACCACCCAACACATGCACGAATGTCCGTGTGGCTGTTCGGAGCCCTGTTCGGGTATCTAGTGCATCGGACACGGGCCACCCGGGTGAAACTGTCCCTTCCGGCACTCGGGCTCGGTTGGCTCATCACGGCGGTCATCCTTGTCGCTACCGGGTACTCGCTGAAACAGCTCTACACCGGTGACTACACACGCATCGAACCCATCGCGGACGCCTTCTACGAATCGCTGCATCGATCGTTCTGGGCATTCGCCGTCATGTGGGTCATCTTCGTGTGCATCAACCAGCAAGGAGGAATCGTCGATCGGTTTCTCGGTAATCCACTCTGGCAACCGCTGTCCCGACTGTCCTACTCGATGTACCTCGTGCATATCGCCATCCAGGCGGTCACACTAACGAAAGCGATCCGGTTTCCGGTCGAGTTTACCGTGGTCAACGTGTTCTACACCTCGTTCGGCTTGATCGGCATCAGTGCGGTCGCCGGGACGGTTTGGTGCGTGGCGTTCGAGTATCCATTCTTCGGCCTAGAGCGGTACATCTTCCGACGGAAAAGGGCTTCGGACTAG
- the LOC131259229 gene encoding uncharacterized protein LOC131259229 → MEPLKRHVRPLAISVVSSGRDDNGKLDLLQENVAQCKQHLHQQAVGNSRLAHDEDGRRRKRRKLNPYQQEEPKVPAEGLLHHSRCSSSTAMANQHLRLALALLGLVLGTLLVPVTSSPVSTKSSDRSTKRVDRSTYWQRVSEWRENFIADDQRFHPSREFSHYGRVVPQLRHGRHKRSLIDTREANGLHASHLTLSYTLDEADVILDLQLNEQLLPSGHFLSYQLPNGTGKHVERYTRPEDVDLCHYRGKIRGKPDSSAAISTCGEPGGIRGIIIDRDDTYYIESSAPVATEANGPTSRIDLAEHFIYRHEDLLPSGENGGHKCGYEGGHANATHDPALYQELMGPEVHRSKRAASSSAAPKIRGPYNANRYSSYVELVIVVDNKMFKTMRENFKTVQQYCKDITNIINALYEPLNIFIGLVGVVVWNEGDEIELSKDGEATLKNFLHYRKKTLIKDHPNDNAQLFTKEHFDGGVVGKALKGPICTYEFSGGVEMYHSEIIGVQATTVAHEMGHNFGMEHDTSDCECPEDRCIMSASSSSIAPKHWSRCSIDQLSVAFNHGMNYCLKNKPESLFDSPVCGNGFVEAGEQCDCGLPDYCDNSCCDPRTCMLHSNASCATGECCDLSTCKPKIGGTVCRPTDGECDLPEYCSGESEYCPGDVFKRDTEMCDGGKAFCYRGMCRSQNDQCRVLWGPTGKSSEQCYAKNEEGTRHGNCGYNRVKNEYIKCEESDVHCGMLHCRHLNERLEFGMESVAILSHSFMTYNGSVIPCRTAIVDLGLQKVDPGLTPDGAKCGEGKMCLNQACVPVEKLRASGHGMACPENCNGKGVCNSEGHCHCEADFAPPHCNLPGYGGSIDSGPASDPNAGAGFRSALYIMFLAVVPACTIFALFIYYYRQGHSFTGKRKPPTSALTTHIKPDSSHSASSTHTMLAPSSPNSPDSDMNAALLRPSATVGGAPIATSESDFVANNNMFGKFKGFTLQPLPQSKTTNQASVHGHKKPPKVAFVQPVAKCSQQEDTTSNAVPARAAPPVPVPLKTLAAHETDRSSSSFDNVTTYNKPAGNVALHAPTRVNGCKLANHEHQLDAAGAPALPPLNPGSTARPIISSPILESSTCTSRELIAGGVVQNSQNVPIRRAPTLPPLAVPDATLLSSSGSLHSTDGTNSASLGADVLINPVSKEKKPKESKLNRITSYLKKEEKPPKPEPKQLKVIDKEKLRNIAISAPIPIDQNPELAKSMPRLADGSEDTLSEVSGTTTTSTVVSVQRAKSMRDPESTNNGGSQRKVRIVDDRSENGSIGSGSGKKSGPLKRPQSMVGTRPTIPPPRPPVPAVATTQPGALKIPGVPGYQNPPPPKSVKIVSPRHEYDDCRDAISTVHPPHGTDNIYAVIDESPSPPSILSPPAISSGGSSESMGLLGEIVNEIESRHGDSVYIASTLRRSGGSGSRNSSSIATQPSVVANGAPPVASAEEDDDEPTYVNTSDLIDDDDDDFDATEDDDDGDEEDVAVPPVVAMANRNSGLSTTSSGYLRPSAISSAPIARIAPSTSNGSPSEKPSSNGVSSFKTNPVATNGSGGATGNVLNEIKFQGPTAAVKEPLKKPSTPASSTATNGTSSYKPYHSVLTNSARAGSVVAAAKAKIASEKANPPAGGVKKPTPQTTTTTTSVRTRTPSPRGGIVSNGSIPNGTVASGKTAANPTGKPKTPAKPEPLTTKPKTAPVSNGKLLTAAARPAPGKVSNVASLQQKFEGRK, encoded by the exons ATGACCAACGATTTCATCCTTCCCGCGAATTCTCACACTACGGTAGGGTAGTACCACAGTTGCGACATGGGCGACATAAACGATCCTTAATCGACACCCGTGAAGCG aaCGGCCTTCACGCGTCGCATTTAACCTTAAGCTATACTTTAGACGAAGCTGATGTGATATTAGATTTACAACTCAACGAACAGCTCCTACCGAGCGGACACTTTCTTAGCTATCAGCTGCCGAACGGAACCGGCAAGCACGTCGAACGATACACCCGGCCGGAAGATGTAGacctttgccattatcgg GGCAAAATTCGTGGAAAGCCTGACTCGAGTGCGGCAATTTCTACGTGCGGCGAACCGGGAGGCATTCGGGGCATCATCATCGACCGGGATGACACTTACTATATAGAAAGTTCCGCCCCGGTCGCCACGGAAGCGAACGGTCCCACTTCAAGGATCGACCTTGcggaacattttatttatcg ACATGAAGATTTACTGCCATCGGGTGAGAACGGAGGCCACAAGTGCGGTTACGAGGGAGGACACGCGAATGCGACCCACGATCCGGCGCTCTATCAGGAGCTGATGGGGCCAGAGGTG caTCGCTCGAAGCGAGCCGCATCGTCCAGCGCGGCGCCAAAGATCCGCGGTCCGTACAATGCCAACAGGTACTCCAGCTACGTCGAGCTGGTGATCGTGGTGGACAACAAGATGTTCAAGACGATGCGGGAAAACTTTAAGACCGTCCAGCAGTACTGCAAGGATATCACCAACATCATCAACGCGCTGTACGAGCCGCTCAACATTTTCATCGGCCTGGTCGGGGTGGTCGTGTGGAACGAGGGCGACGAGATCGAGCTGTCGAAAGACGGCGAGGCGACGTTGAAGAACTTTCTGCACTACCGCAAGAAAACGTTGATCAAGGATCACCCGAACGATAACGCGCAACTGTTCACGAAGGAACACTTCGACGGCGGTGTGGTGGGGAAGGCCCTTAAGGGTCCGATCTGTACGTACGAGTTCTCCGGTGGGGTGGAGATGTACCACAGTGAGATCATCGGGGTGCAGGCGACGACGGTGGCGCACGAGATGGGCCACAACTTCGGCATGGAGCACGACACGTCCGACTGCGAGTGTCCCGAGGATCGGTGTATAATGTCGGCGTCCAGTTCGTCGATCGCGCCGAAGCATTGGAGTCGCTGCAGCATCGATCAGCTGAGTGTGGCCTTCAACCATGGGATGAACTATTGCCTGAAGAATAAACCGGAAAGTCTTTTCGACTCGCCGGTATGCGGTAATGGGTTCGTGGAGGCAGGCGAACAGTGTGACTGCGGGCTGCCGGACTACTGTGACAATTCGTGCTGCGATCCGCGAACCTGCATGCTCCACTCGAACGCGTCGTGTGCGACGGGCGAATGTTGTGATCTCAGCACATGCAAGCCAAAGATCGGCGGTACCGTTTGCCGGCCGACCGATGGCGAATGCGACCTGCCGGAGTATTGTTCCGGCGAGTCGGAGTACTGCCCGGGCGATGTGTTTAAGCGCGACACGGAAATGTGCGACGGTGGCAAGGCGTTCTGTTACCGTGGCATGTGTCGCTCGCAGAACGACCAGTGCCGAGTGCTCTGGGGCCCAACCGGGAAATCATCCGAGCAGTGCTACGCAAAGAACGAGGAAGGCACGCGGCACGGGAACTGCGGGTACAACCGTGTCAAGAACGAGTACATCAAGTGTGAAGAGTCGGACGTGCACTGCGGTATGCTGCACTGTCGGCATCTGAACGAGCGGCTCGAGTTCGGGATGGAATCGGTTGCGATACTGTCGCACAGCTTCATGACGTACAACGGGAGTGTGATACCGTGTCGGACAGCGATCGTCGATCTGGGGTTGCAGAAGGTTGACCCCGGCCTAACGCCGGACGGCGCTAAGTGTGGCGAGGGAAAGATGTGTCTCAATCAGGCGTGTGTACCGGTGGAGAAGTTAAGAGCATCCGGGCATGGTATGGCATGTCCGGAGAATTGCAACGGAAAAGGTGTTTGCAACAGCGAAGGCCATTGTCACTGTGAGGCCGATTTTGCACCCCCACACTGCAATCTGCCCGGTTACGGTGGTTCTATTGACAGCGGGCCAGCATCGGATCCGAATG CAGGTGCCGGCTTCCGCAGTGCCCTTTACATCATGTTCCTTGCCGTGGTACCAGCCTGCACCATCTTCGCGCTGTTCATATACTACTACCGGCAAGGGCATAGTTTCACCGGCAAACGAAAACCTCCGACCTCCGC cttAACTACGCACATTAAACCGGACAGCTCGCATTCCGCCAGCTCAACCCACACGATGCTAGCGCCCTCGTCCCCGAACTCCCCCGACTCGGACATGAACGCGGCCCTGCTGCGACCCTCGGCCACGGTCGGTGGCGCTCCCATTGCCACGAGCGAGTCGGACTTTGTGGCCAACAACAATATGTTTGGTAAATTTAAAGGATTCACCCTGCAACCACTTCCCCAGTCCAAAACCACCAACCAAGCCTCCGTACACGGTCACAAAAAGCCACCCAAGGTCGCGTTCGTGCAGCCGGTGGCCAAGTGCAGCCAGCAGGAGGACACAACCAGCAATGCTGTGCCGGCCCGGGCTGCACCACCCGTACCCGTACCGCTTAAAACGCTAGCAGCGCACGAAACAGACCGTAGTAGTAGTAGCTTTGATAATGTAACGACGTACAATAAACCGGCAGGTAACGTGGCACTGCACGCGCCTACCCGCGTCAACGGCTGCAAGCTGGCCAACCACGAGCATCAGCTGGATGCGGCCGGTGCGCCCGCGCTGCCTCCGCTGAATCCGGGCTCGACGGCACGGCCAATCATTTCCAGCCCGATCCTCGAATCGTCGACCTGCACCTCGCGGGAACTAATCGCGGGCGGAGTGGTACAGAACAGTCAGAACGTGCCCATCCGCCGGGCGCCGACCCTTCCACCGCTTGCCGTGCCCGACGCGACGCTCCTATCTTCGTCCGGGTCGCTGCATTCCACGGACGGGACCAACTCCGCTTCGTTGGGGGCCGACGTGCTAATCAATCCGGTCAGCAAGGAAAAGAAGCCGAAAGAGAGTAAACTGAACCGCATCACGTCTTATCtaaagaaggaggaaaaaccaccTAAACCGGAACCGAAACAGTTGAAGGTGATCGACAAGGAGAAGCTACGAAACATCGCCATCTCCGCGCCGATTCCGATCGATCAAAATCCAGAGTTGGCGAAGAGCATGCCCAGGCTGGCGGATGGTTCGGAGGATACGTTGTCGGAAGTTTctggcaccaccaccacctccacggTTGTTTCTGTGCAAAGGGCAAAGAGTATGCGAGATCCGGAGTCAACTAACAACGGTGGCTCGCAGCGTAAGGTTCGGATAGTTGACGATCGTTCCGAGAATGGATCCATCGGAAGCGGTTCGGGGAAGAAATCGGGACCCCTTAAGCGACCCCAGAGTATGGTCGGCACGCGACCAACGATTCCCCCACCGAGGCCACCCGTCCCAGCGGTGGCAACGACACAACCAGGTGCGCTGAAAATTCCGGGCGTTCCCGGATACCAGAATCCGCCGCCACCAAAGTCGGTGAAGATCGTCAGCCCTCGGCACGAGTATGACGATTGTCGGGACGCCATCAGCACCGTCCACCCGCCACATGGAACGGACAACATTTACGCTGTCATCGATGAGTCACCGTCACCACCGAGCATTCTCTCACCACCGGCCATCTCGTCCGGTGGTAGCTCGGAGAGCATGGGCCTGCTTGGGGAGATTGTGAACGAAATCGAAAGCCGGCACGGGGACTCGGTGTACATTGCGTCGACGCTGCGTCGAAGTGGAGGCAGTGGTAGCCGGAACTCTTCCTCGATCGCTACCCAACCGTCGGTGGTGGCGAACGGTGCGCCGCCAGTGGCTTCCGCcgaggaggacgacgacgagccaACGTACGTCAACACGTCGGATCtcatcgacgacgacgacgacgatttcGACGCGACAgaagatgatgacgatggtgatgaGGAGGATGTCGCTGTTCCTCCGGTTGTCGCCATGGCCAACCGCAACTCCGGCCTCAGTACAACCTCCAGCGGGTACCTTCGCCCGTCCGCCATCAGCAGTGCCCCGATTGCACGGATAGCACCCTCCACCAGCAACGGTTCGCCGTCGGAGAAACCTTCCTCAAACGGGGTAAGCAGCTTCAAGACTAATCCTGTGGCCACAAACGGAAGTGGTGGTGCGACGGGTAACGTGTTAAACGAAATCAAATTCCAAGGTCCCACGGCAGCAGTGAAAGAACCGCTCAAAAAACCCTCCACCCCAGCGAGTTCCACGGCGACGAACGGTACCTCTTCCTACAAACCGTACCACAGCGTCCTCACGAACAGTGCCCGCGCTGGTTCGGTGGTAGCCGCGGCGAAGGCAAAAATTGCGTCAGAAAAAGCCAACCCTCCGGCAGGAGGTGTGAAAAAACCCACACCCCaaacgaccaccaccaccacgtccGTCCGCACACGAACACCTTCCCCGCGCGGAGGCATCGTAAGCAATGGGTCAATACCGAACGGAACCGTCGCCAGCGGGAAGACAGCAGCAAATCCGACCGGAAAACCTAAAACTCCTGCCAAACCGGAGCCACTCacaacgaaaccgaaaaccgCTCCGGTTAGCAACGGGAAACTACTGACGGCGGCAGCCCGGCCCGCCCCAGGGAAGGTCTCCAATGTGGCATCGCTTCAACAAAAGTTTGAGGGACGAAAATAG